The Juglans regia cultivar Chandler chromosome 2, Walnut 2.0, whole genome shotgun sequence genome includes a window with the following:
- the LOC109014019 gene encoding diacylglycerol kinase 5-like — protein MEDTISDKTLKDFYIPDYILVPGSEVSNASYIPTCPVIVFINSKSGGQLGGELLVTYRALLNKNQVFDLGEMAPDKVLHQLYLTLEARKCSKDYLAAEIQKRLKIIVAGGDGTASWLLGVVCDLKLPQPPPIATVPLGTGNNLPFSFGWGKKNPGTDQHSVESFLNQVKTAKEMKIDSWHIIMRMKAPKGGACDPIAPLELPHSLHAFHRVSQTDKLNMEGYHTFRGGFWNYFSMGMDAQVSYAFHSERKLHPEKFKNQLANQSTYLKLGCTQGWFCASLFHPSSRNIAQLTKVKIMKQGEWEDLCIPRSIRSIVCLNLPSFSGGLNPWGTPNKKKLHDRDLTPPYVDDGQIEIVGFRNAWHGLVLLSPSGHGTRLAQANRIRFEFHKGAADHTFMRLDGEPWKQPLPVDDDTVVVEISHFGQVSMLATPHCRSKSIYDPSSPVSHYEEGEDSSIEETMEDFEERKKLGAADTFKFPDEFDVAHLS, from the exons TATCTGATAAAACTTTGAAGGACTTCTACATTCCTGATTACATACTTGTACCTGGGTCAGAGGTTAGCAACGCTTCCTATATACCTACTTGTCCTGTGATAGTCTTCATTAATTCCAAAAGCGGAGGCCAGCTGGGAGGGGAACTTCTTGTTACATATCGTGCTCTCCTAAATAAAAACCAG GTTTTTGATTTGGGAGAAATGGCTCCTGATAAGGTACTACACCAGCTCTACCTCACCCTAGAAGCTCGTAAGTGCAGTAAAGATTATTTGGCAGCTGAAATCCAAAAGAGgttgaaaataatt GTTGCTGGTGGAGATGGGACTGCCAGCTGGCTGCTTGGAGTAGTATGCGATCTCAAACTACCACAGCCTCCCCCCATTGCAACAGTCCCATTGGGAACCGGAAACAACCTACCATTTTCTTTTGGCTGG GGAAAGAAAAATCCAGGCACAGATCAGCATTCTGTGGAATCATTCTTGAACCAAGTAAAGACGGCaaaggaaatgaaaattgaCAG CTGGCATATCATCATGAGGATGAAGGCTCCAAAAGGAGGAGCATGTGACCCTATTGCACCTCTTGAATTACCGCATTCTTTGCATGCATTTCATCGAGTATCACAGACAGATAAACTGAATATG GAGGGTTACCACACATTTCGAGGGGGATTCTGGAACTACTTCAGCATGG GAATGGATGCTCAAGTATCATATGCCTTTCACTCTGAGAGAAAGTTACACCCtgagaaatttaaaaaccaGTTAGCTAATCAG AGTACCTATTTGAAACTTGGATGCACTCAAGGATGGTTTTGTGCTTCACTATTTCATCCTTCTTCACG GAACATAGCACAGCTGACAAAGGTTAAAATCATGAAACAAGGTGAATGGGAGGATCTTTGCATACCTCGCAG CATCCGGTCTATTGTTTGCCTCAACTTGCCCAGTTTTTCTGGAGGACTTAATCCTTGGGGAACACCAAATAAGAAGAAATTGCATGAT AGGGACCTCACTCCTCCATATGTTGATGACGGCCAAATTGAGATTGTCGGTTTTAGAAATGCTTGGCATGGGCTTGTTTTGCTCTCTCCGAGTGGCCATGGGACTCGTCTTGCACAG GCAAATAGAATCCGTTTCGAGTTCCATAAGGGTGCAGCTGACCATACATTCATGAGGCTAGATGGGGAGCCATGGAAACAACCCTTACCGGTTGATGATGACACAGTGGTGGTAGAAATCTCTCACTTTGGTCAAGTTAGCATGCTTGCAACACCACATTGCCGATCTAAAAGTATATACGACCCCTCCTCACCTGTCAGTCACTATGAGGAAGGAGAGGACAGTAGTATTGAAGAAACCATGGAAGATTTTGAAGAACGAAAGAAGTTAGGTGCAGCCGATACTTTTAAATTTCCCGATGAGTTTGATGTAGCTCATCTCAGCTAA
- the LOC109014010 gene encoding uncharacterized protein LOC109014010: protein MSSACRAWVVAASIAAVETLKDQGVCRWNFVIRSMQQHAKNNIRSYYQAKKLSSQTSSAISNQMKRSKEESVRKVMDLSCWGPSTIRF from the coding sequence atgagttCAGCTTGCAGAGCTTGGGTAGTGGCAGCAAGCATAGCAGCTGTGGAGACCCTGAAAGACCAAGGAGTTTGCAGATGGAACTTTGTCATAAGGTCAATGCAGCAGCATGCCAAGAACAACATCAGATCCTACTATCAAGCCAAGAAACTCTCTTCTCAGACTTCTTCTGCTATTTCTAATCAGATGAAGCGATCTAAGGAGGAGTCAGTGAGAAAAGTCATGGACTTGAGCTGCTGGGGTCCCAGCACAATCAGATTTTAG